The Tenebrio molitor chromosome 3, icTenMoli1.1, whole genome shotgun sequence genome contains a region encoding:
- the LOC138125309 gene encoding uncharacterized protein — protein sequence MAYLIEFSIISLSLLIIAIFLLVNKNPPAILNIYQRPNGFFWLKFIFMFTILSAQKLIHKTKRVLRRGNLTKEFLELSELDKAQKLSPHPNAIDAVYFNGANKSGDYLVVGTARRKNKLVDGFLYLMVKDSGLGLLETPKLPGTSLYQIEEVEEYEAEGIKISPEFPMQKWKISYEGEMKRHKNRKEVVHVRLEAEWSSDLPYFNFDTDMDACAMAKSMAYEKFSKDYFENLKANHQTHYEQHGDIKGRVTINGHIYNIDINALRDHSFGLQREWRNFHRYGLHFVTAENGDRFNVGMICLPISFSRLTIGYVYSAGDKKIYPVTSCDLQLYQHGEDGCPPVDYAFSFEAGGKRYTMQVNVVHSPHFYLSKDWESKVVERLCTFEINGVKGWGAAEWQYRNIDGKNVPDFNEN from the exons ATGGCATATTTGATAGAATTCTCTATAATATCTCTCTCACTACTAATTAtagcaatttttctattggtaAATAAAAACCCTCCAGCAATTTTGAACATCTATCAAAGACCCAACGGATTCTTCTGGCTCAAATTTATCTTCATGTTCACAATTCTATCAGCTCAAAAG TTGATTCATAAAACGAAACGTGTACTTAGGAGAGGCAACTTAACCAAAGAGTTTCTCGAACTTAGTGAACTCGACAAAGCACAGAAGCTCTCGCCACATCCGAAT GCCATCGATGCTGTGTATTTTAACGGCGCCAATAAAAGTGGTGACTATTTGGTTGTAGGAACTGcacgaagaaaaaataaattagttgATGGTTTCTTGTACCTCATGGTCAAAGATTCTGGGCTTGGACTGTTGGAAACACCGAAACTACCAGGGACTTCACTGTACCAAATCGAAGAGGTGGAGGAGTACGAAGCTGAAGGGATTAAAATATCCCCAGAATTTCCAATGCAAAAGTGGAAAATTTCCTATGAGGGAGAAATGAAGAGGCACAAAAATCGCAAGGAAGTGGTTCACGTGAGGTTAGAAGCGGAGTGGAGTTCTGACTTGccatatttcaattttgatacCGACATGGACGCTTGTGCGATGGCCAAATCGATGGCCTACGAGAAGTTCAGTAAAgactattttgaaaatttgaaagc TAACCACCAGACCCATTACGAGCAACATGGAGACATCAAAGGTCGCGTCACGATCAACGGTCACATTTACAACATCGATATCAACGCTTTAAGGGACCACAGTTTTGGGCTACAACGCGAATGGAGGAATTTCCACCGATATGGGTTGCACTTCGTCACTGCTGAAAACGGTGACAGGTTCAACGTTGGGATGATCTGCTTGCCCATCTCTTTCTCTCG ATTGACTATAGGTTATGTGTACTCAGCTGGTGATAAGAAAATTTATCCTGTGACGTCTTGTGATTTGCAATTGTACCAGCACGGCGAGGATGGTTGTCCTCCTGTCGACTACGCCTTCAGTTTTGAAGCAG GAGGGAAGCGGTATACGATGCAAGTAAATGTGGTGCATTCTCCCCATTTTTATTTGAGTAAAGATTGGGAAAGCAAAGTGGTTGAGAGGTTGTGCACTTTTGAGATTAATGGCGTGAAGGGATGGGGTGCGGCTGAATGGCAGTATAGAAATATAGATGGGAAAAATGTGccagattttaatgaaaattaa